From a single Epinephelus fuscoguttatus linkage group LG18, E.fuscoguttatus.final_Chr_v1 genomic region:
- the ogdhb gene encoding 2-oxoglutarate dehydrogenase complex component E1, translating to MHRLRTTFARLRPLTAAQTAQSQLQPRLLVIEGGLRTFKPARCQNTSVAAEPFLNGTSSNYVEEMYYAWLENPRNVHKSWDIFFRNANAGAPPGAAYQSPPPLSGTSQGLASARALVGAQPNVAKLVADHLAVQSLIRAYQVRGHHIAKLDPLDISCVDFDDAPCTIGFQNVGVYGLVESDLDKVFRLPTTTFIGGNESSLPLREIIRRLEMAYCQHIGVEFMFINDVEQCQWIRQKFETPGVMQFSLEEKRTLLGRMIRSTRFEEFLQRKWSSEKRFGLEGCESLIPALKTIIDKSSQSGVESVIMGMPHRGRLNVLANVIRKDLDQIFCQFDSKLEAADEGSGDVKYHLGMYHKRMNRVSDREITMSLMANPSHLEAVDPVVQGKTKAVQFYCGDTEGKRVMSILLHGDAAFAGQGIVYETFHLSDLPSYTTHGTIHVVVNNQIGFTTDPRMARSSPYPTDVARVVNAPIFHVNADDPEAVMYVCKVAAEWRNTFHKDVVVDLVCYRRNGHNEMDEPMFTQPLMYKQIKKQKGVLQKFAEKVIAEGVITAQAYEEEIARYDKICEDAYARSKDEKILHIKHWLDSPWPEFFTLEGQPKTMNCPATGITEEELIHIGNIASSVPEEDFTIHGGLSRILKGRANMVNQRVCDWALGEYMAFGSLLKEGIHVRLSGQDVERGTFSHRHHVLHDQNVDKRICIPMNYISPDQAPYTVCNSSLSEYGVLGFELGFAMASPNALVLWEAQFGDFHNTAQCIIDQFISSGQAKWVRQNGIVLLLPHGMEGMGPEHSSARPERFLQMCNDDRDVFPELTEDFAVRQLNDCNWIVVNCSTPANYFHVLRRQILQPFRKPLIVFTPKSLLRHPEAKSSFNDMLPATHFKRIIPDNGPAAASPEKVKRVIFCTGKIYYELARERQNRGMDDAVAIVRIEQLSPFPFDLVKAETDRYPNADLMWCQEEHKNQGYYNYVKPRIRTTIKRTQPVWYAGRDPAAAPATGNKQTHLMELQRLLDTAFDLEAFSGKV from the exons ATGCACCGCTTAAGGACTACATTTGCAAGGCTTCGGCCTTTAACAGCTGCGCAGACAGCCCAGAGCCAATTGCAGCCCAGACTGCTGGTGATCGAGGGGGGTTTAAGGACATTTAAGCCTGCGAGGTGCCAGAACACATCCGTGGCTGCTGAGCCCTTTCTCAATGGCACCAGCTCTAACTATGTGGAGGAGATGTACTATGCATGGCTGGAAAACCCCAGGAATGTGCACAAG TCCTGGGATATATTTTTCCGTAACGCTAACGCTGGGGCTCCGCCTGGTGCAGCCTACCAGAGCCCTCCACCCCTCAGTGGGACTTCTCAGGGACTGGCTAGTGCCCGGGCACTGGTGGGGGCTCAGCCCAATGTGGCAAAACTGGTGGCGGATCATCTAGCTGTACAATCACTCATACGAGCATATCAG GTACGAGGGCATCACATAGCGAAGCTGGACCCCCTGGACATCAGCTGTGTAGACTTTGATGATGCCCCGTGCACCATTGGTTTCCAGAACGTTG GTGTTTACGGTCTGGTTGAATCAGACCTGGACAAGGTGTTCCGGCTTCCCACCACCACCTTCATCGGCGGCAACGAGAGCTCGTTGCCTCTCAGAGAGATTATACGACGCCTGGAG ATGGCCTACTGTCAACATATCGGAGTAGAGTTCATGTTCATTAACGACGTGGAACAGTGCCAGTGGATCAGACAGAAGTTTGAGACACCAGGAGTCATGCAGTTCAGTCTGGAGGAGAAGAGGACTCTTCTGGGCAGAATGATCCGATCCACAAG GTTTGAGGAGTTCCTCCAGAGGAAGTGGTCTTCGGAGAAACGATTCGGTCTGGAGGGTTGTGAATCGCTCATCCCAGCTCTCAAAACCATCATCGACAAGTCCAGTCAGAGCGGAGTGGAGAGCGTGATAATGGGGATGCCCCACAG GGGGAGGCTGAACGTGCTGGCTAACGTGATCCGAAAGGACCTGGACCAAATCTTCTGCCAGTTCGACTCTAAACTAGAAGCAGCTGATGAG GGTTCTGGTGATGTGAAATATCACTTGGGGATGTATCACAAGAGGATGAACCGGGTCAGCGAccgggaaatcacaatgtcacTTATGGCAAACCCGTCCCACCTGGAAGCGGTGGACCCAGTGGTGCAGGGAAAAACCAAAGCTGTGCAGTTCTACTGTGGAGACACAGAGGGCAAGAGG GTGATGTCTATTCTGCTTCACGGTGATGCTGCATTTGCAGGCCAGGGTATCGTGTACGAGACGTTCCACCTGTCTGACCTGCCGTCCTACACCACACACGGCACAATACACGTGGTGGTCAACAACCAG ATCGGTTTCACCACAGATCCCAGGATGGCACGTTCATCTCCTTATCCCACAGATGTCGCACGAGTGGTCAACGCTCCTATCTTCCACGTCAATGCAGACGACCCAGAGGCTgtgatgtatgtgtgtaaagtagCAGCTGAGTGGAGGAACACCTTCCATAAAGATGTAGTCGTAGACTTG GTCTGTTACAGACGTAACGGCCACAATGAGATGGACGAGCCGATGTTCACCCAGCCGCTGATGTACAAGCAGATCAAGAAGCAGAAAGGCGTCCTGCAGAAGTTTGCTGAGAAAGTCATCGCTGAGGGAGTCATCACGGCACAGGCGTATGAG GAGGAAATAGCGAGGTACGACAAAATCTGTGAAGACGCTTATGCTCGTTCCAAAGATGAGAAGATCCTTCACATCAAACACTGGCTGGACTCACCATGGCCCG AGTTTTTCACACTGGAGGGACAGCCCAAAACTATGAACTGCCCTGCCACTGGCATCACTGAAGAAGAGCTCATCCATATTGGAAACATTGCTTCCTCTGTGCCAGAGGAAGACTTCACGATACATGGAG GTTTGAGTCGCATCCTAAAGGGCCGTGCTAACATGGTGAACCAGCGAGTGTGTGACTGGGCTCTTGGGGAGTATATGGCCTTTGGCTCTCTGCTCAAAGAGGGGATCCACGTACGCCTCAGTGGACAGGATGTGGAGAGGGGCACGTTCAG CCATCGACACCATGTTCTTCACGACCAGAACGTTGATAAGAGGATCTGCATCCCAATGAACTACATCTCCCCTGATCAAGCTCCTTACACTGTCTGCAACAGCTCTCTGTCCGAGTATGGAGTGCTGG GTTTTGAATTAGGCTTCGCCATGGCCAGTCCCAACGCGCTGGTGCTGTGGGAGGCCCAGTTCGGAGACTTCCACAACACGGCTCAGTGTATCATCGACCAGTTCATCAGCTCGGGTCAGGCCAAGTGGGTCAGACAGAACGGCATCGTGCTGCTGCTTCCTCACGGCATGGAGGGAATG GGTCCAGAGCACTCGTCTGCCCGGCCTGAAAGGTTTCTACAAATGTGCAATGATGACCGCGATGTCTTTCCT gaaCTGACAGAGGACTTTGCAGTGCGTCAGCTGAACGACTGTAACTGGATCGTTGTCAACTGCTCCACTCCTGCAAACTACTTCCACGTCCTCCGTAGACAGATCCTGCAGCCCTTCAGGAAGCCT CTGATAGTGTTTACTCCCAAGTCTCTGCTGCGCCACCCTGAGGCCAAGTCCAGCTTTAACGACATGCTGCCAG CCACACACTTCAAGCGTATCATCCCAGACAACGGGCCTGCAGCTGCCAGCCCAGAAAAAGTCAAGAGAGTCATTTTCTGCACGGGAAAGATCTACTATGAACTGGCCCGAGAGCGCCAAAACAGAGGCATGGATGATGCTGTCGCTATTGTTCGCATCGAACAG ctCTCACCCTTCCCGTTTGACCTGGTGAAAGCAGAGACTGATCGTTATCCAAATGCTGATCTGATGTGGTGTCAGGAGGAGCACAAGAACCAGGGCTACTACAACTACGTCAAGCCCCGTATCCGCACTACCATCAAACGCACCCAGCCCGTCTG gtacGCTGGTCGTGaccctgcagcagctccagctaCTGGAAACAAGCAGACTCACCTCATGGAGCTGCAGCGTTTACTGGACACAGCGTTCGACCTGGAAGCTTTCTCAGGAAAAGTGTAA